The genomic segment GTTCCCATGATTAAAAcgcatttttattaaaaaatattatatacattattGGTGTTTTACTTGAATTTGTTTCAAGTATTTATTTAACAAAGAATTACATCAATAACTAATCCTACAATGGTTCTTTTACTCTATTAGGACaaataattgtatatataaattgtttaaaaaaatttgaattattcttTCTTAGTAGTTGGAGCTGTACATTCAGGAACCTTCCCTGTTATTTTTGGCTTGACATTAGAGCATGTAGCTGTTGCCGGAGCTCCATTAAATGTGAGATCAACGTTAGATATCTCTACACCCTCACATGGTACACCACTACTACAAGCAAGAACAAGTCCTTCTTTAGTTCCTGAAGTTCCCTTGATATTCTTGATGATAACTTTGCTTATCTTTATTTTCGATGGATTCTGAATCATCACGACAATAAGAGATATGATAAAAGTTAGGTGTTTAAGTCACCTTAGTGCAAGAAatatttttgtacaaaaagAATAATCTCAATGTGTACATTAATAGATAAGGAACTAAATACCTGTTTGGAGCATTGGTTCCATGGACAATACTCTTGGTCTATGATAACAGGGTTCGAAACATTGTCCATGGTAATATCTTCAAATTTCATGTCTGTAACTGTAATTGTTCCTGGCTGATTAGGCCAAGTCTTAATCCTTACTCCATTGGTAGTTCCTTTCAAAGTGCAACCCTTAACTGTGATACCTTCAACAGGCTCTTCTTCCTTGTATTTACCAAGGCTTCCAATACTAATACCATGACCAGGTCCACATGTCACATTTTGCACAAGTACTTGTCTGCTACCGTCACCTAGTGAGACACAATCATCTCCCGTGGCAATCTGTGTATTAAGAACATTCACACCGGTGGATCTGCCAATGTGAATGCCATCGGTGTTGGCACTATCACCTGGAGCAGTTACTTTAAACCCATCAAATGTGAAATTGTTGCAGCCCAAAACATTGACATGAAAGTGTTTACTATCCTTGGTTGTGATTCCACGAACTATTGAATTATTGATGAAATTGAAACCCAAATTCTGTTGACATTTgatgaaagaatataaaaaagaatgaaatttaattttaataaatgcaTAAGTTGTGCTATATTTTATTCGAATTTTGATGATAATACTTATTTACCATGCCAAGCAATTTGCATTGGACTTTTTTTGAACAGTCATTCTGTTTCCAAGCATATGAACCTTGACCGTCAAAAACTCCATTACCAGATATGGTTAAGGAGTTAACATAGCCGATCCTAAGCAATTGATCACCTCCAACGTCCTCTGGCTTTACAGGTGCTTTAATTGTGCCATCAACTTGAATTTCAATAGGAGCCTTGCAAGGACCTTTTACATCTACATGAGTCATTTGATATGTTCCACTTGGAATCACTATTTTAACAGCAGATGTGGATGCACATGCTTCAGCCCAAGCACTTGTAAGAGCCTagtgaatataaaaataatgcaTTATTGAAAGACATtgtaatagtaataaaaaaaaaatctatgacTTGCGGTGAAATGTGTTTTGTTCTCATCAATACAATATCATATATCTTTTTGTTCAATCTGAAATGGCATACCTTAGCTATGTCTTGATTTGGTTTTCCtccaaattttgatatttcaaTAGTAACTGattgaactaaaataaaattaatagtacaaaaagataaaagtaatataatcaCAGAgaacttcatattttttttttcttgttttcgaTTGTTCCACACTctcacttgtgtgttgagtgatttaattttcaaaatacataacTTTATTTATAGTCACCTAAAAAGAATTAAAGGCCATTAATATTATAGCAActtgaatgaaaattatgatCCACatgtatttttcctttttttagttGTTAGTATATATTTAGGATGCACTTATTTACTGTTAACTTTACATCATCAATTATCATCCTATTTTTACATTCCTCCTATAAGCTATCAatgttgaaaaaataatttaattttaagtaataagtTTTGATTGAGTCAAATGTTTTAAATTCAAGACATAGTTTAGTTACGAGAATATGAAATTTCTAATGCtcattttatttagataaaactgtattaaaactttaataatatatttaactgaaaaatattaattgaattatttagtataataaaagttttattcCATTAAAATTAGTGAActcattattataataatctaattaaattatattataataaaacttgaactatttaaataatttaattatttaaaaaattaaaatatacaatattatacgcataaatatatcattataaaaatgattatatatatatatatatatatatatatattatgtaatatatttagaaataaaattataaatattgttataaatatattatattcattattcaaaaacaaccaatattaaataaacttaaatttaattgtcTAAATAAATCTTAAATTGGTGAAAAGCAAATTTTGAGAAGGGAAATAGTTTAACTAAATTCAAAATGTTGGAGTTGTTCTTATTGGTAAACTTCTTTGTATGTTTTCAATTGctatatataaaaatagtttaaaaaggAGGGTCATATTAGAGTAAAGTTTGACATTTTTCACCATGTATCTacgagggttactccctacaccaccccactttgctccctccaccaccacatttttttaaaattccaaaactatcctttatattttaaaatatcctacactccacctcttttcttcaacggatgttaacatccgttgaagaaaaaatacttCCACGGACGTGCCATATCCGTTtacggatgtggcgacatccgttgccttttttgttttttagcttttcgtttttttatttttttttgttttaaattaatatataaatattatttaattattttaaaattattacttaattatttataaattaattttattttatttaataaaataataattattaattttaatttatgtattattatttaaataataattaaaaaatttattataaatatattaaaacggatgtgccacatccgttaacggatgtgccacatcctttaacggatgtggcgacgtccgttgcatttttgttttttagtttagcttttttatcttttttgttttaaattaatatataaatataatttaattattttaaaattattacttaattatttataaattaatttaatttaatttaataaaataattattattaattttaatttatgtattattatttaaataataattaattttttttttataaatatatgaaaacggatgtggcgacatccgttgccttttatgttttttagtttttagtttttttaattttttatattttaaattaatatataaatattatttaattttataaaaattattatttaattatttataaattaattttattttatttaataaaataattattattattttaatttatatattattatttaaataataaataaaaaactttttaaaaatctattaaacggatgtgaccacatccgttgaagtttttttttttaaataaaaataataaactaaaatatagaatatgtaaataaatgttacggatgtcaacatccgttgaaggtgaaacggatgttgacatccgttttatagaAGGGCAAATAAGGTATGGGGAGGTGCAGGGagtggttggtggtggtggagggagcaactctaTGTACCTACGTATGTCAGAAAATCCTGGGCCGAACAAAAGCCCACCAAAAGCCTGACACTGTGAGACATCTTTGAATTTCGTAGGCTTCAGACCAGACAGAACGATAAATATAGTGGACcggaatattttattaaatgggGCTATTACCTCTATAACCAATTAACATTGTTTACATTTATATGTATTGGACGTTTTCATAAAAAGAATGTATACtcttttaaaattcttattaattttttattttaaaaacctATGCACTTCAAAGGAAATCACTTTgtattatactttattttaatataaaattatttttttttcaattattttttttgtaattttcgaCAAATATTGTGTCTTTATTGGTAAGGAGTAAGTAAAATAGGGATGACAgttaaaattgagttttttgtatgataaaaatcagtaagaaaaattacgaaaatcttaatcaatttgacaggtaattatttaatttatttcatttgtatTTCAGTTTTATTTCAAAAGGATGTAAATGTAAAGTTTTAGGTAAGaagaattcaatttttaaaaacaaaaatgtgaaccttttttttattcttataataaataGTCTCTAAATTGAATCAgttttataaacatatattttgatttCAAGCCGGCTTTAAAAAGTAaatctaattaataataataacattctGATTTTCATAAACATTACCAAACAGAATATTAACTAAATCAACATTAGGATAACTGTAAAAAAGAATAGCGAGATAAGAGATTAGATTTGCcaagaaaaaatagttaaaaactAATGATTAACTTACCtgtgcaataaaaaaataataatatatttttagtttctaaattttaaaatgaaattaaaatctaTGTTTGTATGAAACTTTCCtacaagttgatttttaaattttaaaaataataaatataattattttaatttagttatgtaaatttattttacgtGTGAAACGTTttagattaatatttaaattatttattttaaattatttatctcgtttgaaatattttagtttaagtATTAGTTTCAAAAGTCATTTAacatctaaaaatatatatttttagattaaaaaaatatatttattcattcttaaaattaatagaataaaatgtattaaaaatttaaatgttgataaattgtaattttatattcaaatttagatataaaaaagCATATCTagccaaaagaaaaaaatgtttaatttaattttatgaaattgaccCGATTCTAAATTCAtgtattatttctattttagttttctgacctgaatgcaaaataaaaatagaagtaGCAATCCATGAATATTTGAATTTCAGAGTGCAGGTGCGATTTAAATTAACAGAGGAGAAAAAAACACAGTGGTAAATACACAGAGTTGAATAAgagtttatattaattaagttgAGTTGAGTTAAATTAAGTAAAGTACACGTATTTTGTAGATGTTATATTTATGAGCGAAATAGTTTGGTTGATCTAAAAGAGGAAATGAGAGGTTTTTAACCCAAATAGACATACATAGAGTGTGGCTTGCTATGTAATATAGAAGTGACAGAGGGATAGGTGGATAAATATCATCATCAAACTTTGACAAACCCAATCATGGTACGTTCCCTCGTGTGCCACACCTATAAAGCATAAACTTCCCCACAATCACACCACCAAACCAAATTCCTCTCTCTTTCTCAAAaccatttcatccatatcacaACCTACTACTATATTCCCTTTCAGAGATCATGCAAGAAGATATCAATTCATGCACCAAACATGTGTGTGAACCCTTCAAAGCCTTTGGAAGGAGATGCACAAGGTTGGCCAAGGAGCAAAGGGCAAGATTCTATATCCTCCGTAGGTGCATCACAATGCTTCTTTGCTGGACAGAATGAACTTTTCTTTCCATCCACATGCTCTTTCCTTTCATGCTTTGTACAGTTTTCCTCAGACAATGCTTTCATAATTCACTTGTAATCAAATCATGGATATACTTTTTGCAATGAGTGATTAATCTAAGCTTCCATCTACCCTTTTCTTTCTAGTTCTCTTCTTTTATAAAGATTGTGTATTCAGCAAATAGCTTTTCACTGATGATGAGTTTATAGGACTATTGTCAAACACCTACTCTGCAGAAACTCACTGTTTTCTGACAAATCTGCAAAACAAAACCCATTAAACTTTTGGAAACAAAACCTATGAAAAATGTGATTAATTAATAGTGTTTGGTAAATTTGAGCAAGCATCTGAGAGAGAACGAGAGAAAAGATGGCCCCTGTTAGAAAACAAACACTCTCTAGCATTACGTGTGATGGGAAAATAGCCAGTAAGAAATGACCCCCACAAAGTGCCATGCTAGGTTGTGTGGGATCCATGGCTCTTGTTTGAATGTGTGTGGATTATCCATAACCATTGCATTTAAGGATAGTTTTCAATACACTATATCCATCAATGTCAACAAACTTCTCCaactaataaatgaaaattattagtCCCAGAAAAAAGTATTCATAATTCTGGAAATATTTGGACTTTAGAATGGTAGATTCCGAAGAATTGGGTTGGTGTGTGTCCCATCCTTGTTAGACAAGCTGTGACAAGATTTGaagtttttcaactttttaatcTCAAAATCCTATGAATAATGAATCAACAAAAACTGACCTAATTCGAAAACAAAAAGCTCCTATATGTTCTATCAAAATATCAATGTAATTTCTCATGGAATGaataatgttttgtttgacCCTACCAAAATTGAGCCATCAACAAATTAAAATCTCTCTATTAATTAAAGTGACACCCATTCGCTGTTATTGTAAGTTTGGATTGCTTTAATGTcgctttttccttctttttttctgaTAACGGCAATACCTTCCAACAAAACAATTTCTGGtatcttttcttcaattttgtaaTACTAAAGCATCTCCGTCTCAAAGGAAACAAAATGTTTTTCCAAGAGCTACccttatattacaaaattatgttttaactcTATAAAACAATATGTGTATCGGACTTTACGTatcatgattaaaaaaattaattaattatatctaatcaagtaaaattaaatatttttaaaaaaattattggataTGTAAATTGAATCTTTAAAAAGttaacctaaaaaataaaactaataatttatctttaattttaggACTTTAGAAGTTCCTTCTTTGCTCGACTGGGAATTATCTGGATGTGTTTCATgtaaaccaaacaaaattaaataaaaaaaaattaaaaaaaaaaacagcatcTCTTAATTATTGCTTGCAAATTGCAATCGGCAGGGACCACCCTTTGTCCCTACTAGTATTCATTTCCAAATAGACCCGTAAATGACCAATGGAGACACCAGTCTTAATTTACAAGtcaccatttttattttcatcaatatttttatataaatcttttcaaaatcaCTTTCATATTAAAGGGAGAAATTTTTGGCTGACATTCAAATAGTTGtttattgtttgaaaattaaactaatatttttcattcaacaaaattattttttgttgagaATTTTTTTGTTGTGAAAATTCTCGATTGTAATTGTTTTTAcagaaataatattaatgttaaatttcATGTTGAAAATCTCGTATTACAAATATGTTAGACTACATTATATAAGTTGAGTAAACTTTTActttattaagttaatttttggaAATTGAATTAGACATAATCTTAATTACTAGTATAATGTTATAATGAAATTCACTATACTCACCTCCTTAATTCTTACATTTGATATCTAGATATGAAAAATACATTGAAAATTTTacatagattaaaaataaaattaatttttaaatatataaatagaaataaatttgagttttataataataaatttataattaaaaagtaaataagttaatTGACCAAAAATGGACTTTAAGCTAATTAAGGAGtttgtaaaataagatttacatttatatatattataaattgatttttataattgatgttaaatttttaacacATCATCTTCACACCAAAATATATACATCTCGTGCATGAGACTACACatcaataaataattcaataacaACTTAATAACACTGTAATAAACTTTAACTCATaattctaatataatattaaaaaataaactttaaacttaattcaatttcaaaaatcaaTCTATAAAATAAGATCTGCAAATTAGATATACATTCtaaattaacattttcttaGAATTTTCTCCTATCCGTGTGTAACCCCAACACTTACttcttataatattatattaatcattatttcttaaatttttatatttatgtaagaaaaaaaaacagcaatTATTAGAGTTTGGAAAAACCTATATAAAGTCACCCTTAAGAAAATCGTGACCAATTTAATTCTTCACTGAAAGCTTGACCTCTGAGTCTATGATACTCAGTCTATTGGTGAATTTGATGATTAGTGATTATTTGGGTTCTCTGGTTTGTgacttgttttaaattttaagttttttcatAAGTTtgatattatgaaaattattttgataaaatgaaattaataaggCAACAACTTATAACATTGATTATATGAATTCCTTGCCTCTGACTAAAATTTAGTGACttcaatatttaagaaaattctaACTGAAATTTGACCTTTTAAACATTAACTGTACCAAAAAAAAAGTCTATCTTATTCTGTGGTTTTAACCTCGATCAAAGATTTGAACAATACTTGTACTACTAAGTCTAATTATGAAATTTTACAGacttattattaataatatagatGTGAGAGAGAACTTATTAGAAATAatgttaaggaaaaaaaaatatttttgagtgAAATATTTGGAAcgtgaataaaaattaaagagatGTTGTGAATATGGCTTAAAAGTTTGAAGCGTGAATTGACGAAGATCTCTTAAAATTCCAGTTAATTTCCAGTTGTAATGTAATAACCATGTTACAGCTACGAAGCACACGATTCATGCAATGTATCCATGCCTTTAATCATTCAAAAACACGCTCAAGTGGTTTAAACAGGGAAAGGTGTTCATCATCAACCAtgcatttctttttttcttagtcaataattaaataataataatcatattttttttttcatgaacaTGTATATCAATATCTTAAGGTCTTATTTATAACTATTTCGTATAATATTAAACTTGAAAAAAAGATATCGGATGATTTGATATTTCGTTGAcgacttttgtttttttcttaattagtcactacaaatttaattaaaaatattaattaatcataaaatatttaacattttgaattgcaaattaataaaatatatattaactaaagCTGACTCTGCTTAATGAGGCTCAGTCTccaattaaactaaaaaattgagaaattggtCATTCCGTATTAAAAATCTAAGTGACATTATTATTGCCACGCAAATCAAACATGTGGCTTATATATTGCTCAAACAGGGTAGTCAAATCAAACATGTGgcttttacattttaattcgTATACTTACTTAAATATTATTCATGAGTAGAATTTTAATCTCTTTAACGTATGCCTTTAGTTAGTAGGAATTGAGAGGGTAGATTTATATACGAGGATTAAATTGGTATTTTTAATAATAGAGAACAGAAAGTAAAATGTGTACACTtgtacaaattaaataaataattcaaacttATATATAGCAATCAATTGTATGCTAATGTGTATCAGTTAAGATTGTGAAACAGGTTTATTTTATTACAGCAAAATTAAAAGGTTTATTATATACCTCACATGTCTCCTTCCTATAAATACgccataattaaataataaacattttttttaagaatgttcCTTCTTCGAGTCACCACCATTTGAagcattaacaaaaaaaaattgagcgAGGAATAAGGATAGTAAAAGTATATGTACTAGCAAATATCtgtaatgaaataataaataataaataaaaaaatgctttagatagtttaaaaaataatgtatatctaaataatatttcatctctagaatattttttcatttttttttcagatgacCAAGGGAACAATGATTTATATTTAGAATGGCTTTTTCATCCATACAAACGAGTTAATATTCCGATTTCAAATATGTTCACATAGATCAATTATTACATTTGATATATTATCCAGAGTTAGAaacttcattattattttaacttcaaaaaatgtctaaaaaaattgaaaaatgtgtatttaaattatttttttacttcaatTGTCTTTATTTTGATTCATAAATGACGTAAAATTATTGTAAGtaccaaaatatttatttcctttatatttttaataaaaaaattatttcaatatatttaataatcttAAGTCaacattaaaaacaatttaaatatattttattctttcgATTCTCAAAGacatattttacataaaattgtCATATAACTTT from the Vigna angularis cultivar LongXiaoDou No.4 chromosome 3, ASM1680809v1, whole genome shotgun sequence genome contains:
- the LOC108324716 gene encoding polygalacturonase, giving the protein MKALSEENCTKHERKEHVDGKKSSFCPAKKHCDAPTEDIESCPLLLGQPCASPSKGFEGFTHMFVQSVTIEISKFGGKPNQDIAKALTSAWAEACASTSAVKIVIPSGTYQMTHVDVKGPCKAPIEIQVDGTIKAPVKPEDVGGDQLLRIGYVNSLTISGNGVFDGQGSYAWKQNDCSKKVQCKLLGMNLGFNFINNSIVRGITTKDSKHFHVNVLGCNNFTFDGFKVTAPGDSANTDGIHIGRSTGVNVLNTQIATGDDCVSLGDGSRQVLVQNVTCGPGHGISIGSLGKYKEEEPVEGITVKGCTLKGTTNGVRIKTWPNQPGTITVTDMKFEDITMDNVSNPVIIDQEYCPWNQCSKQNPSKIKISKVIIKNIKGTSGTKEGLVLACSSGVPCEGVEISNVDLTFNGAPATATCSNVKPKITGKVPECTAPTTKKE